Proteins encoded together in one Drosophila willistoni isolate 14030-0811.24 chromosome XR unlocalized genomic scaffold, UCI_dwil_1.1 Seg105, whole genome shotgun sequence window:
- the LOC6646148 gene encoding uncharacterized protein LOC6646148 isoform X2, with amino-acid sequence MDMAELRCPLLESESNYTNTQELEIQMAKLRSKNQRARDPDPDGDREATIITTLIKSLSVRCRRQVRRKTILGTLLMFIFCYFVIGRPEWANVIDLNVLHSGNYLTVHHQSTVEGMDGYLVYSNYCKIEDLDPYKAEVMRYFKRAKYKQCQKLPPLTHVKFDAKTERYVLGINGTAFKSYKVGAQFHCCYMSVERLNDTEVNYTKCERFKGSSHPLERGLESIIVKCTSNGKQIYINGHAMIPERTDIRERLNKWKKKDGERPLSVLMIGIDSLSRVHLIRAMPKTAQYLYDNDWFEMAGYNKIDDNTYPNIMAMSTGWSLEYANTQCPPWKVGGLDKCKFIWKMYEDYGFATAYGEDAVKINTFNYMRQGFVKPPVDYYLRPYLTAAEKLLYRTIDTGMPHCLGYSYASEHIYDYALEFSRRYLNDTYFGFFWTNTHSHSDISQTSSMDDYMVNYLQQLVQQGTMENSVVVFFSDHGLRFGPARSTWSGHYEERLPTLFFWLPKKLRQSHPDFVQALRLNRNRLTTPYDLHMTLKHILTLSGRVDGGLKTLGPSMRCPVCQSLFTPVSENRNCEEVAIEDHWCTCRSYKTISKNSKHVQLLAKRTVHYINDFVAEAQNGSYSKLCQHLALQSVKSAFEAKPNADDSDDDHTYRLIFYTSPNKALYEATVRHNIVSDTMTVTGSVSRLNMYAGEADCLKDVAAKKYCYCKTHAKG; translated from the exons ATGGATATGGCCGAACTCCGTTGTCCGTTACTGGAATCGGAGTCCAATTACACTAATACCCAAGAACTGGAAATACAAATGGCGAAATTGAGATCAAAAAACCAAAGAGCCAGGGATCCCGATCCGGATGGTGATCGTGAGGCGACCATAATAACCACCTTGATCAAATCCCTGTCAGTCAGATGTCGGCGACAAGTTCGTAGGAAAACCATACTGGGTACACTGCTGATGTTTATTTTCTGTTATTTTGTAATCGGACGACCGGAATGGGCCAATGTGATAGATCTGAATGTACTCCATTCGGGCAACTATTTGACAGTTCATCATCAGTCCACAGTGGAGGGTATGGATG GCTATCTTGTATATAGCAATTACTGCAAAATCGAGGATCTGGATCCCTATAAAGCCGAAGTGATGCGTTATTTTAAGCGAGCCAAATACAAACAGTGCCAAAAATTGCCACCATTGACCCATGTGAAATTTGATGCCAAAACGGAGCGATATGTCCTCGGTATCAATGGTACGGCCTTCAAGAGCTACAAAGTGGGTGCACAATTCCATTGTTGTTACATGTCCGTGGAGCGATTAAACGACACGGAGGTTAACTACACGAAATGTGAACGCTTCAAGGGCAGCAGCCATCCATTGGAACGTGGATTGGAGAGCATAATAGTGAAATGTACATCGAATGGCAAACAGATTTATATCAATGGACACGCCATGATACCAGAGAGAACGGACATTCGAGAGAGACTGAACAAGTGGAAGAAGAAGGATGGGGAGAGACCGCTCAGTGTCTTGATGATTGGCATTGATAGTCTCTCGAGGGTTCATCTAATACGGGCTATGCCCAAAACTGCTCAATATCTGTACGATAATGATTGGTTCGAAATGGCTGGCTACAATAAG ATCGATGACAATACTTATCCAAATATCATGGCCATGTCGACCGGTTGGAGCTTGGAATACGCCAACACGCAGTGTCCACCATGGAAAGTTGGCGGCTtggataaatgcaaattcatTTGGAAAATGTATGAGGATTATGGGTTTGCGACAGCCTATGGCGAGGATGCTGTAAAGATCAATACATTTAACTATATGAGGCAGGGATTCGTGAAACCGCCAGTGGATTACTATTTGCGTCCTTATCTGACGGCGGCTGAGAAGCTGCTCTATCGCACCATCGACACCGGAATGCCCCACTGTCTGGGCTATAGCTATGCCTCCGAGCACATCTATGACTACGCCCTGGAGTTCAGTCGTCGGTATTTGAATGACACGTACTTTGGATTCTTTTGGACCAATACGCACAGTCATAGCGACATATCGCAGACCAGTTCGATGGACGACTATATGGTCAACTATCTGCAGCAATTGGTCCAGCAGGGCACCATGGAGAACAGCGTTGTGGTGTTCTTTAGTGACCATGGCCTACGTTTTGGTCCCGCCAGATCCACCTGGTCGGGACACTATGAGGAGCGATTGCCCACACTATTCTTTTGGCTGCCGAAAAAGTTGCGTCAAAGTCATCCCGACTTTGTTCAGGCCCTGAGATTGAATCGCAATCGTTTGACCACCCCGTACGATCTGCATATGACCCTTAAGCATATTCTCACTTTATCGGGACGCGTGGATGGTGGCCTAAAGACACTGGGCCCCTCAATGAGATGTCCCGTCTGCCAAAGTCTGTTTACTCCCGTATCCGAGAATCGGAATTGCGAAGAAGTTGCCATCGAGGATCATTGGTGTACATGCCGTTCGTATAAGACCATTTCGAAGAATTCCAAACATGTCCAGCTGTTGGCCAAGCGAACCGTTCATTATATTAATGATTTTGTGGCTGAGGCTCAGAATGGTTCATATAGCAAATTGTGTCAACATCTTGCCCTCCAGTCGGTGAAAAGTGCCTTTGAGGCTAAGCCCAATGCCGATGACTCGGACGATGATCATACGTATCGTCTGATATTCTACACCTCACCCAACAAGGCTCTGTACGAGGCCACCGTTAGGCATAATATTGTGAGTGATACCATGACGGTGACCGGTTCGGTTAGTCGGCTCAATATGTATGCCGGTGAAGCGGATTGCCTCAAGGATGTGGCAGCCAAAAAGTATTGCTATTGTAAGACACATGCCAAGGGATAA
- the LOC6646148 gene encoding uncharacterized protein LOC6646148 isoform X1, with protein sequence MDMAELRCPLLESESNYTNTQELEIQMAKLRSKNQRARDPDPDGDREATIITTLIKSLSVRCRRQVRRKTILGTLLMFIFCYFVIGRPEWANVIDLNVLHSGNYLTVHHQSTVEGMDEFNQNATMNTITIVPQGYLVYSNYCKIEDLDPYKAEVMRYFKRAKYKQCQKLPPLTHVKFDAKTERYVLGINGTAFKSYKVGAQFHCCYMSVERLNDTEVNYTKCERFKGSSHPLERGLESIIVKCTSNGKQIYINGHAMIPERTDIRERLNKWKKKDGERPLSVLMIGIDSLSRVHLIRAMPKTAQYLYDNDWFEMAGYNKIDDNTYPNIMAMSTGWSLEYANTQCPPWKVGGLDKCKFIWKMYEDYGFATAYGEDAVKINTFNYMRQGFVKPPVDYYLRPYLTAAEKLLYRTIDTGMPHCLGYSYASEHIYDYALEFSRRYLNDTYFGFFWTNTHSHSDISQTSSMDDYMVNYLQQLVQQGTMENSVVVFFSDHGLRFGPARSTWSGHYEERLPTLFFWLPKKLRQSHPDFVQALRLNRNRLTTPYDLHMTLKHILTLSGRVDGGLKTLGPSMRCPVCQSLFTPVSENRNCEEVAIEDHWCTCRSYKTISKNSKHVQLLAKRTVHYINDFVAEAQNGSYSKLCQHLALQSVKSAFEAKPNADDSDDDHTYRLIFYTSPNKALYEATVRHNIVSDTMTVTGSVSRLNMYAGEADCLKDVAAKKYCYCKTHAKG encoded by the exons ATGGATATGGCCGAACTCCGTTGTCCGTTACTGGAATCGGAGTCCAATTACACTAATACCCAAGAACTGGAAATACAAATGGCGAAATTGAGATCAAAAAACCAAAGAGCCAGGGATCCCGATCCGGATGGTGATCGTGAGGCGACCATAATAACCACCTTGATCAAATCCCTGTCAGTCAGATGTCGGCGACAAGTTCGTAGGAAAACCATACTGGGTACACTGCTGATGTTTATTTTCTGTTATTTTGTAATCGGACGACCGGAATGGGCCAATGTGATAGATCTGAATGTACTCCATTCGGGCAACTATTTGACAGTTCATCATCAGTCCACAGTGGAGGGTATGGATG AATTTAATCAAAATGCTACAATGAATACCATTACGATTGTGCCACAAGGCTATCTTGTATATAGCAATTACTGCAAAATCGAGGATCTGGATCCCTATAAAGCCGAAGTGATGCGTTATTTTAAGCGAGCCAAATACAAACAGTGCCAAAAATTGCCACCATTGACCCATGTGAAATTTGATGCCAAAACGGAGCGATATGTCCTCGGTATCAATGGTACGGCCTTCAAGAGCTACAAAGTGGGTGCACAATTCCATTGTTGTTACATGTCCGTGGAGCGATTAAACGACACGGAGGTTAACTACACGAAATGTGAACGCTTCAAGGGCAGCAGCCATCCATTGGAACGTGGATTGGAGAGCATAATAGTGAAATGTACATCGAATGGCAAACAGATTTATATCAATGGACACGCCATGATACCAGAGAGAACGGACATTCGAGAGAGACTGAACAAGTGGAAGAAGAAGGATGGGGAGAGACCGCTCAGTGTCTTGATGATTGGCATTGATAGTCTCTCGAGGGTTCATCTAATACGGGCTATGCCCAAAACTGCTCAATATCTGTACGATAATGATTGGTTCGAAATGGCTGGCTACAATAAG ATCGATGACAATACTTATCCAAATATCATGGCCATGTCGACCGGTTGGAGCTTGGAATACGCCAACACGCAGTGTCCACCATGGAAAGTTGGCGGCTtggataaatgcaaattcatTTGGAAAATGTATGAGGATTATGGGTTTGCGACAGCCTATGGCGAGGATGCTGTAAAGATCAATACATTTAACTATATGAGGCAGGGATTCGTGAAACCGCCAGTGGATTACTATTTGCGTCCTTATCTGACGGCGGCTGAGAAGCTGCTCTATCGCACCATCGACACCGGAATGCCCCACTGTCTGGGCTATAGCTATGCCTCCGAGCACATCTATGACTACGCCCTGGAGTTCAGTCGTCGGTATTTGAATGACACGTACTTTGGATTCTTTTGGACCAATACGCACAGTCATAGCGACATATCGCAGACCAGTTCGATGGACGACTATATGGTCAACTATCTGCAGCAATTGGTCCAGCAGGGCACCATGGAGAACAGCGTTGTGGTGTTCTTTAGTGACCATGGCCTACGTTTTGGTCCCGCCAGATCCACCTGGTCGGGACACTATGAGGAGCGATTGCCCACACTATTCTTTTGGCTGCCGAAAAAGTTGCGTCAAAGTCATCCCGACTTTGTTCAGGCCCTGAGATTGAATCGCAATCGTTTGACCACCCCGTACGATCTGCATATGACCCTTAAGCATATTCTCACTTTATCGGGACGCGTGGATGGTGGCCTAAAGACACTGGGCCCCTCAATGAGATGTCCCGTCTGCCAAAGTCTGTTTACTCCCGTATCCGAGAATCGGAATTGCGAAGAAGTTGCCATCGAGGATCATTGGTGTACATGCCGTTCGTATAAGACCATTTCGAAGAATTCCAAACATGTCCAGCTGTTGGCCAAGCGAACCGTTCATTATATTAATGATTTTGTGGCTGAGGCTCAGAATGGTTCATATAGCAAATTGTGTCAACATCTTGCCCTCCAGTCGGTGAAAAGTGCCTTTGAGGCTAAGCCCAATGCCGATGACTCGGACGATGATCATACGTATCGTCTGATATTCTACACCTCACCCAACAAGGCTCTGTACGAGGCCACCGTTAGGCATAATATTGTGAGTGATACCATGACGGTGACCGGTTCGGTTAGTCGGCTCAATATGTATGCCGGTGAAGCGGATTGCCTCAAGGATGTGGCAGCCAAAAAGTATTGCTATTGTAAGACACATGCCAAGGGATAA
- the LOC6646149 gene encoding trichohyalin, whose product MTATSSTTAASTPAAAAAAYAMKRSSSSTVKPLLAILSIFTLLHSSQSLQLGDRCQHDMDCTDFIKGSSCSSEGYCECAPYFVQLDNQRCLSSQLLGGDCQLSEQCSMKVANSSCLDGACRCVEGFLQFRKHTCLGPAHPGAVCYSHAHCQMFDSRTHCDFLIPNLFGRCQCTAPAKMVGGLCIAQAADEIDEQQPTVEKASTTSTTTTTTTTRKTTTTPRTTTTTTTPTPTTTTTTTTTRATSAPESTFILEDELPASVEEQTLEEDDSESSKLRPEINDLDNGEKLETEAIAIDMAHEETELTQQQQLEEENLIKPMSEKIPESLPQTTTGSQQLLTPADVLPTENAEAVESETETAPTDDYPYKIDEEYVEENENKPETHDKPPSTHAEEEVNEEVVEEASGSDDTMKFDYEEEEHHHQQQQQHQDEVLEATTQNYQLEDEQENEKEHEDGEREPETAVVNDELIPVNENVGEIESVTKVSNIEQQEEEAEEEHAQSSGDDEMPQPPTRTEEPEETEASLAATEAAEIEANEEQQPVQEQEHQQVTATEIDEAEQSADIKPTSDEDDLNEANQLKPEQEQVQEQEPIPVPSLAEEIHVDDQVEIDATTEPQQIKQQEAEAEAETETETETETQPETEPETEVEPETETQQVEAEAEAEQVEAITEAEHEQLTYPTNDDELAPVDAEAATATESQPEVANLHNEQDEKKTEAEAEAETETETETDVDVEEEPKLQEVEEEQPEKAVNEENANAIKTPEVSEAIVQPQAEKEETESESETEPETETEKEVETEVEEEEKEQLEDTVPVDNAAADEGAADLSPIKTEADQLEQETTEAVTETETDHHHHNDEDAAAAELTTDAPQQVVKADEVEAEEVVTSAPATSESGEKDEIDNIIHGAEPNVDDNQEKPEEIKDADETPFAAVDEQVEEFEDKLQPEQEIEQIVEAEQDYTSIEHLQELAQEEDKKRAEAQLSTIEEEKEEEPSELKKEELPQVEQIHEEKEHEEPKEDEKKEQLDQVEDEKIEEPQTEEDEKTEEHLQEASESSTDAAPVEESVANDEVEETAAAATEATAASENVEAPSAIVSEEHEDQDNFKESDSIADILSDLMLEGDSTVPPVPFGEQPSQTVPMHQENTNNDQHNDDAEKVKEEEQEEEEKKEEEEEDEVPAQMPALLDLLAEADETHDHAEEQLQLQEQSHHEQQQQQQQEKDEVEYEEEDATTPLPSNDDEIPEVPVEDENKPEQAQEQQEEHEKEDEEEQQSEVATELANVEEEDHTLSPEELPFDLSDHSNAIRLQELESDNLIVESTTLEIDNNHIEGLENDNIVHHHHDQQHEEEATPNPADIVEITTQTMLGLASRVTLMEPAAPIVTTLKPLMTSWTDEEATPEPIAISSSLAPTVMGSKPGSELRKRVELGLEAISLGLPCSTDRQCQLADPHTICNGRGVCDCAASGEAEGNQCSAKQTGCSPGTFQCRSSGVCISWFFVCDGRADCNDDSDEECSHNARLNQTCPQESFRCERSGRCISRAALCDGRKQCPHGEDELGCDGTLRGGNTCPEHTFRCKSGECLPEYEYCNAIVSCKDGSDEPPHLCGSRAMPNLFMRLIEAGGLLNGGRREADAYCPHRCSNGLCRSTAIVCSGRDGCGDGTDEQTCAVCRCPAPTAASLPTYLARQRPMPLW is encoded by the exons CTGCCCATCCTGGAGCTGTTTGTTATAGCCATGCCCATTGTCAAATGTTTGATAGCCGCACCCATTGCGATTTTTTAATACCAAATCTGTTTGGACGTTGCCAATGCACTGCGCCAGCCAAAATGGTGGGTGGTCTATGTATAGCCCAGGCGGCAGATGAAATCGATGAGCAGCAGCCAACGGTTGAGAAGGCAAGCACCACATCCACCACAACGACTACGACAACAACACGAAAGACCACCACAACgccaagaacaacaacaaccacaacaacaccaacgcccacaacaacaacaacaacaacaacaaccagagCAACATCTGCCCCAGAATCAACCTTCATATTGGAAGATGAACTACCAGCTAGCGTGGAAGAACAAACTCTTGAAGAAGATGATAGTGAGTCTAGCAAATTGCGACCAGAAATCAATGACTTGGATAATGGTGAGAAATTGGAAACAGAAGCCATTGCCATTGATATGGCCCACGAAGAGACCGAATTGacccaacagcagcaattgGAGGAGGAGAATCTAATCAAGCCCATGTCAGAGAAGATCCCAGAATCGTTGCCACAAACAACCACGGGCAGTCAACAGTTGCTCACTCCCGCCGATGTGCTGCCCACTGAAAATGCGGAGGCTGTCGAATCGGAGACCGAAACGGCACCCACAGATGATTATCCTTATAAAATTGATGAGGAATATGTCgaggaaaatgaaaacaaaccCGAAACTCATGACAAGCCTCCATCCACCCATGCCGAAGAGGAGGTCAATGAGGAAGTTGTTGAGGAAGCTTCTGGGTCAGATGATACCATGAAATTTGATTACGAAGAGGAGGAGCaccatcatcaacaacaacaacaacatcaagaCGAAGTGTTGGAGGCAACCACCCAGAACTATCAACTTGAAGATGAGCAAGAAAACGAAAAGGAGCATGAAGATGGAGAGCGGGAACCGGAGACGGCTGTTGTTAATGATGAATTGATACCCGTGAATGAAAATGTTGGAGAAATTGAAAGTGTGACTAAGGTGTCAAACATTGAGCAGCAGGAAGAGGAGGCAGAAGAGGAGCATGCCCAGTCTTCTGGCGATGATGAAATGCCACAGCCACCAACCAGAACAGAAGAGCCCGAAGAAACCGAGGCTAGCCTGGCAGCAACTGAAGCTGCAGAAATTGAGGCAAACGAGGAGCAGCAGCCGgtgcaggagcaggagcatcAGCAAGTGACCGCCACTGAAATCGATGAGGCAGAACAAAGCGCCGACATCAAGCCGACAAGTGACGAAGATGATTTAAATGAAGCCAATCAATTAAAACCAGAGCAAGAGCAAGTGCAAGAGCAAGAGCCAATTCCAGTTCCTTCACTAGCTGAAGAAATTCATGTAGATGATCAGGTTGAAATAGATGCCACAACAGAGCCACAACAAATCAAGCAAcaagaggcagaggcagaggcagagactgaaacagaaacagaaacagagacACAGCCTGAGACGGAACCAGAGACAGAGGTGGagccagagacagagacacagCAAGTGGAAGCAGAAGCAGAGGCGGAACAAGTGGAGGCAATCACCGAAGCGGAGCACGAACAATTGACATACCCAACAAATGATGATGAATTGGCGCCAGTTGATGCTGAAGCTGCCACCGCAACAGAATCGCAACCAGAAGTTGCCAATCTTCATAACGAACAAGATGAAAAGAagacagaggcagaggcagaggcagagactgagactgagaccgaaactgatgttgatgttgaggAGGAGCCTAAGTTACaggaggtggaggaggagcagCCAGAGAAGGCGGTGAATGAggaaaatgcaaatgcaattaaaacgccCGAAGTGTCGGAAGCAATTGTACAGCCCCAGGCCGAGAAGGAGGAGACGGAATCCGAATCAGAGACTGagccagagacagagacagagaaggAGGTAGAGACAGAGGTAGAGGAAGAGGAGAAGGAGCAGTTGGAGGATACGGTACCAGTTGAcaatgctgctgctgatgaagGTGCTGCTGACTTAAGTCCAATTAAAACTGAAGCAGATCAACTAGAGCAGGAAACCACTGAGGCTGTCACAGAAACTGAGactgatcatcatcatcataatgaTGAAGATGCCGCCGCTGCCGagctaaccacagatgctccCCAGCAAGTGGTTAAGGCCGATGAAGTGGAAGCCGAAGAAGTTGTCACCAGCGCACCAGCGACCAGTGAAAGTGGCGAGAAAGATGAAATTGATAATATCATACATGGCGCTGAACCAAATGTGGATGACAACCAAGAGAAGCCGGAAGAGATAAAAGATGCGGATGAAACACCATTTGCAGCTGTTGATGAGCAGGTGGAAGAATTTGAAGACAAGCTGCAACCGGAGCAGGAGATTGAGCAGATAGTCGAAGCCGAACAGGATTACACGAGCATAGAGCATTTGCAGGAACTAGCCCAGGAAGAGGATAAGAAGCGAGCGGAGGCCCAACTGAGCACAATCGAAGAGGAAAAAGAAGAGGAGCCAAGCGaattgaaaaaagaagaacTTCCTCAAGTAGAACAGATTCATGAAGAAAAGGAACACGAAGAGCCAAAAGAAGATGAAAAGAAGGAACAATTAGATCAGGTCGAAGATGAAAAGATCGAAGAACCGCAAACAGAAGAAGATGAAAAAACCGAGGAACATTTACAGGAAGCAAGCGAATCGTCTACAGATGCTGCCCCGGTAGAGGAATCAGTGGCCAATGATGAGGTAGAAGagacagcagcagctgctacCGAAGCTACAGCCGCTTCCGAGAACGTTGAGGCACCCAGCGCCATTGTGAGTGAAGAGCACGAGGATCAGGATAATTTCAAGGAAAGCGATAGCATTGCAGATATCCTAAGTGATCTGATGTTGGAGGGCGATAGCACTGTGCCCCCGGTGCCATTTGGTGAGCAACCATCTCAGACAGTGCCAATGCACCAGGAGAACACTAACAACGACCAACACAACGATGACGCGGAGAAGGTAAAGGAGGAGGAACAAGAGGAGGAAGAGAAGAAGGAAGAGGAAGAGGAAGATGAAGTGCCAGCACAAATGCCTGCTTTGCTTGATCTCCTGGCCGAGGCTGATGAAACCCATGATCATGCTGAAGaacagctccagctccaggaACAATCCCATCacgaacagcagcagcagcagcagcaggagaagGATGAGGTTGAATACGAAGAGGAAGACGCTACCACTCCCTTGCCTTCAAATGATGATGAAATTCCAGAAGTTCCAGTCGAGGACGAAAACAAACCAGAACAGGCACAGGAACAGCAGGAAGAGCATGAAAAGGAAGATGAAGAGGAACAGCAAAGTGAAGTAGCCACAGAGTTAGCCAATGTAGAAGAAGAGGATCATACTCTCTCACCTGAGGAGTTACCTTTCGATCTCTCGGATCACTCAAATGCCATACGTCTGCAGGAATTGGAATCGGATAATCTAATTGTAGAATCAACCACATTGGAGATTGATAACAATCATATTGAAGGATTAGAAAACGATAACATcgttcatcatcatcatgatcaacAGCACGAAGAAGAGGCCACTCCCAATCCAGCTGATATAGTAGAGATAACCACACAGACAATGCTGGGCTTGGCTAGTCGCGTCACCCTTATGGAACCCGCTGCACCGATAGTCACCACACTGAAGCCATTAATGACCAGTTGGACCGATGAGGAAGCCACACCCGAGCCAATAGCAATAAGCTCTTCGTTGGCACCTACCGTGATGGGTTCCAAGCCCGGTTCGGAATTGCGCAAACGTGTGGAATTGGGTTTGGAGGCCATCTCCTTGGGTCTGCCCTGCTCGACCGATCGCCAATGTCAATTGGCTGATCCTCATACCATCTGCAATGGACGTGGAGTCTGTGATTGTGCGGCCAGCGGCGAGGCGGAAGGCAACCAATGCAGTGCCAAGCAAACGGGTTGCAGTCCAGGAACCTTCCAG TGTCGTTCCAGTGGTGTTTGCATCTCGTGGTTCTTTGTCTGCGACGGTCGTGCCGATTGTAATGACGACTCCGATGAGGAATGCTCGCACAATGCCCGCCTCAATCAGACCTGTCCCCAGGAATCATTCCGGTGCGAGCGCAGTGGTCGCTGCATCTCACGGGCCGCCCTCTGCGATGGCCGCAAACAGTGTCCCCATGGCGAGGATGAGCTCGGCTGCGATGGCACTCTCCGTGGCGGCAACACCTGTCCCGAGCACACGTTCCGCTGCAAGAGCGGTGAATGCCTGCCCGAGTATGAGTACTGCAATGCGATTGTCTCCTGCAAAGATGGCAGCGATGAGCCTCCACATTTGTGTGGCTCCCGGGCCATGCCCAATCTCTTTATGCGACTAATTGAGGCTGGTGGCCTCTTGAATGGCGGCAGACGGGAGGCGGACGCCTATTGTCCGCATCGTTGTAGCAACGGTTTGTGCCGATCCACGGCCATTGTGTGCTCCGGACGAGATGGCTGCGGTGATGGCACCGATGAGCAGACCTGCGCCGTTTGCC GTTGCCCAGCGCCCACGGCTGCCAGTTTGCCTACTTATTTGGCTCGGCAACGTCCCATGCCTCTCTGGTag